From a region of the Candidatus Azobacteroides pseudotrichonymphae genomovar. CFP2 genome:
- a CDS encoding 1-deoxy-D-xylulose-5-phosphate reductoisomerase, which produces MKQIALLGSTGSIGTQALDIIRQQPEKLGIYALCANNQVELLVQQAREFLPDVAVTANKFKYKQLKEGLKDLPIKIWAGIDAISQIVEAEPIDIVLMALVGYIGLKPTIHALKAGKTIALATKETLVLAGELITQLALKHHATILPIDSEHSAIFQCLIGENPDTVERIILTASGGPFRKYSLEQLQHVTKQKALKHPNWMMGNKITIDSATLMNKGFEVIEAKWLFGVSPEQIQVLIHPQSIIHSMVQFKDTSIKAQLGLPDMHLPIQYALTYPERLNSYFKSLDFDEYSHLTFEKPDTVRFRNLNLAFEAIRQGGNMPCILNASNETVIDAFLQDKISFFAMSDIIEKTMESTAFIASPTYEDLVETDQITRIITSKEIMKRQIE; this is translated from the coding sequence ATGAAACAAATAGCTTTGTTAGGTTCAACTGGTTCGATAGGAACGCAAGCATTGGATATCATTCGTCAACAACCTGAGAAATTGGGGATATATGCTCTTTGTGCTAACAATCAAGTAGAATTGCTTGTCCAACAAGCACGTGAATTTCTGCCCGATGTGGCCGTTACTGCTAATAAATTCAAATATAAACAACTCAAAGAAGGCTTAAAAGATCTTCCTATTAAAATATGGGCAGGGATAGATGCTATTTCACAAATAGTAGAAGCTGAGCCCATAGATATAGTACTTATGGCCTTGGTTGGTTATATAGGACTAAAACCAACTATTCATGCTCTTAAAGCCGGGAAAACCATTGCACTGGCAACCAAAGAAACATTAGTTCTTGCAGGTGAATTGATTACACAATTAGCATTAAAACATCATGCAACAATTTTACCTATAGATTCTGAACATTCTGCCATTTTTCAGTGTTTAATAGGAGAAAATCCTGATACAGTAGAACGTATTATCTTAACAGCCTCAGGAGGACCTTTTCGCAAATATTCCTTAGAGCAGTTGCAACATGTTACAAAACAAAAAGCATTGAAACATCCTAATTGGATGATGGGTAATAAAATAACTATAGATTCAGCTACTTTAATGAATAAAGGATTTGAAGTAATAGAAGCCAAATGGCTATTTGGCGTAAGTCCTGAACAAATTCAAGTATTAATACATCCACAATCCATCATCCATTCTATGGTACAATTCAAAGACACTTCTATTAAAGCACAATTAGGCTTACCTGATATGCACTTACCAATACAATATGCTTTGACTTATCCTGAAAGATTGAACTCATACTTCAAGTCGTTAGATTTTGATGAATATAGTCATTTGACATTTGAAAAGCCTGATACTGTTCGTTTTCGTAATCTGAATCTGGCTTTCGAAGCTATTCGGCAAGGAGGGAATATGCCTTGTATTCTTAATGCCTCCAATGAAACAGTAATCGACGCCTTTTTACAAGACAAAATAAGTTTTTTTGCAATGAGTGACATAATTGAGAAAACTATGGAATCGACAGCATTCATTGCATCTCCCACTTATGAGGATTTAGT
- the uvrA gene encoding excinuclease ABC subunit UvrA translates to MTLESNIVIKGARVNNLKNIDVEIPLNKFTVITGLSGSGKSSLAFDTLYAEGRRRYVESLSTYARQFFGKISKPEVDFIKGLPPAIAIGQKVNTHNSRSTVGTSTEIYNYLCMLFARIGKTISPITGKIVYKHQTSDVIDEMSHYPNGTRIVLLTQIIPTASHSIEKQLSILIQEGFSRIEIDGEIYHIGEILGDKILSRNVYLVIDRFIINNDLKAVSRFSDSIETAFLKGNDSCVLHVYTKQGIISKEFSRRFEDNGIEFEEPSDRMFNYNSPIGACPTCEGLGIILGISEKSVIPDTSLSIYDDAIVCWKGDKMSEWKQGFIKKSSYYKFPIYRPYKELTQEEKDLLWHGNGSLHGINDFFKYVEENLYKIQYRVMYARYRGKTTCPVCKGKRLKHQALYVKIGEKNITDLMTMSVNKVKFFFENLQLTKYDAQIAKRLLIEIDSRLQFLNDVGLGYLTLDRLSSTLSGGESQRINLITALGNNLVGSLYILDEPSIGLHSKDTTLLIRALRKLQALGNTVIVVEHDERIICSADYIIDMGPKAGRNGGEIIYRGKIDELDIASESHTVRFLTGKEIIEVPVQRRKWNNFIEIKNARKNNLKGFDVRFPLNVMTVVTGVSGSGKSSLVCDVFYQELKQFYESNRETKSVFGDLCLIECIEFIDQSSIGRSTRSNPVTYIKAYDEIRKLFAGQPLAKQLNFTSSYFSFNIKGGRCEECKGEGTITVEMQFMADVILKCETCQGKRFKQDILDIEYHNKNIYDVLNMTIDEAIDFFKEREDNTTKKIIHRMQILHEVGLGYVKLGQSSATLSGGENQRLKLAYHLVEDKKHPTLFIFDEPTTGLHFFDIKTLIHAFNELITYGHTIVIIEHNMDIIKTADYIIDLGPEGGENGGYLIGTGTPEEITKNRESVTGKFLKAKLY, encoded by the coding sequence ATGACATTGGAATCCAATATTGTCATTAAAGGAGCAAGAGTCAATAATCTTAAAAATATCGATGTAGAAATCCCCCTTAATAAGTTTACTGTAATTACAGGACTATCCGGATCAGGAAAATCATCTTTAGCTTTCGATACTTTGTATGCAGAAGGACGAAGACGTTATGTAGAGAGTCTTTCTACTTATGCTCGTCAATTTTTTGGTAAAATAAGCAAACCTGAAGTAGACTTTATTAAAGGACTACCTCCAGCTATTGCTATTGGGCAAAAAGTAAATACTCATAATTCGCGCAGTACTGTAGGTACTTCTACTGAAATCTACAATTATTTGTGTATGCTGTTTGCTCGCATTGGTAAAACTATTTCGCCAATTACTGGAAAAATAGTATACAAACATCAAACAAGCGATGTAATAGATGAAATGTCCCATTATCCAAATGGGACACGCATTGTTTTACTCACTCAAATAATTCCGACAGCGTCTCATTCCATAGAAAAACAATTGAGTATATTAATTCAAGAGGGATTTTCAAGGATAGAAATTGATGGTGAAATTTATCATATAGGGGAAATACTCGGAGACAAGATATTATCACGTAATGTTTATTTAGTGATAGATCGATTCATTATTAATAATGACTTGAAGGCTGTTTCCCGCTTTTCTGATTCGATAGAAACCGCTTTTTTAAAAGGGAATGATAGTTGTGTTCTTCATGTTTATACAAAACAAGGTATTATTTCAAAAGAGTTTTCACGAAGATTTGAAGATAATGGAATTGAATTTGAGGAACCTTCAGATAGAATGTTTAATTATAATAGTCCAATAGGTGCTTGTCCGACATGCGAAGGATTGGGAATAATTTTAGGAATATCAGAAAAATCAGTCATTCCGGACACCTCTTTATCTATATATGATGATGCTATAGTTTGCTGGAAAGGAGATAAAATGAGTGAATGGAAACAGGGGTTTATTAAAAAATCTTCTTATTACAAATTTCCTATTTATCGCCCTTACAAAGAATTGACACAAGAAGAAAAGGACTTGTTGTGGCATGGGAATGGATCGTTACATGGAATTAACGATTTCTTCAAATATGTAGAAGAAAACTTGTATAAAATCCAATATAGAGTCATGTACGCTCGTTATAGAGGCAAAACTACATGTCCAGTTTGTAAAGGGAAACGATTAAAGCATCAAGCCCTATATGTAAAAATTGGAGAGAAAAACATTACTGATTTAATGACTATGTCTGTCAATAAAGTTAAATTCTTTTTTGAAAATCTTCAATTAACCAAATATGATGCTCAAATTGCCAAGCGACTTCTGATTGAAATTGATTCTCGATTACAATTTTTAAACGATGTAGGATTGGGATATTTGACATTGGATAGATTGTCATCAACATTATCTGGAGGTGAAAGTCAGCGCATTAACTTAATAACAGCACTAGGGAATAACCTGGTAGGTTCTCTATATATTTTAGACGAACCGAGCATTGGTTTGCACTCAAAAGATACAACTTTGTTAATTAGAGCTCTGCGGAAGTTACAAGCATTAGGGAATACAGTAATAGTGGTGGAGCATGACGAGAGAATCATTTGTTCGGCAGACTATATTATAGATATGGGTCCTAAAGCAGGCAGGAATGGAGGAGAAATAATTTATAGAGGAAAAATTGATGAATTGGATATAGCTTCTGAAAGCCATACAGTTCGTTTTCTTACTGGAAAAGAAATAATTGAAGTGCCTGTACAGCGCAGAAAATGGAATAATTTTATTGAAATAAAGAATGCTCGGAAAAACAATTTAAAGGGATTTGATGTACGATTCCCATTGAATGTTATGACAGTAGTTACTGGGGTAAGTGGTTCAGGCAAATCCTCTTTGGTATGTGATGTGTTTTATCAAGAATTAAAACAATTTTATGAAAGTAACAGGGAGACAAAAAGTGTTTTCGGGGATTTATGTCTTATAGAATGTATAGAATTTATAGACCAAAGTTCTATTGGACGTTCTACACGTTCCAATCCTGTAACCTATATTAAAGCTTACGATGAAATACGCAAACTTTTTGCTGGACAGCCTTTAGCAAAACAATTAAACTTTACTTCATCTTATTTTTCATTTAACATAAAAGGTGGTAGGTGTGAAGAATGTAAAGGTGAAGGCACGATCACAGTTGAGATGCAATTCATGGCTGATGTAATTTTGAAATGTGAAACATGTCAAGGTAAACGATTTAAACAAGATATCTTAGATATAGAATATCATAATAAAAATATTTATGACGTTCTTAATATGACTATTGATGAAGCAATTGATTTTTTTAAGGAAAGAGAAGACAACACGACGAAAAAGATTATTCATAGAATGCAGATTTTACATGAAGTAGGATTAGGCTACGTTAAGCTTGGACAAAGTTCTGCTACCCTTTCGGGTGGAGAAAATCAACGGCTGAAACTAGCTTATCATCTTGTCGAAGATAAAAAACACCCAACTTTATTTATTTTCGATGAACCAACTACTGGACTTCATTTTTTTGATATCAAGACACTAATACATGCTTTCAATGAGTTGATTACTTATGGACATACGATTGTGATCATAGAACATAATATGGATATTATCAAAACTGCTGACTATATCATTGATTTAGGACCAGAGGGAGGAGAAAACGGTGGCTATTTAATTGGTACGGGGACTCCTGAGGAAATTACTAAAAATAGAGAATCTGTTACAGGGAAATTTTTGAAAGCAAAATTATATTAG
- a CDS encoding gamma carbonic anhydrase family protein gives MALIKSVRGFTPRFGGNLFLADNAVIIGDVVVGNDCSIWFNTVLRGDVNTIRIGNRVNIQDGSIIHTLYEKSTVEIGDDVSISHNVVIHGAKIENGVLIGINAVILDHVVVGKGALIAAGSVVLSGTKVEAGTVYGGIPAKFIKKITPEQAEGINRKIAKNYLMYAEWYKSH, from the coding sequence ATGGCTTTGATTAAATCGGTAAGAGGTTTTACTCCTCGATTTGGAGGGAATTTATTTTTGGCAGATAATGCTGTAATTATTGGAGATGTTGTTGTCGGAAATGACTGTAGTATTTGGTTTAACACTGTGTTGAGGGGAGATGTGAATACTATCCGTATAGGAAATAGGGTAAATATTCAAGATGGTTCGATAATTCATACACTTTATGAAAAATCTACAGTTGAAATAGGTGATGATGTAAGTATTAGTCATAATGTAGTTATTCACGGAGCCAAAATTGAAAATGGGGTATTGATTGGAATAAATGCAGTGATTTTAGATCATGTTGTAGTTGGTAAAGGCGCGTTAATCGCCGCTGGATCGGTTGTTTTAAGTGGTACGAAAGTAGAAGCAGGTACTGTTTATGGGGGAATACCTGCTAAGTTTATTAAAAAAATTACTCCTGAGCAAGCAGAGGGAATCAATCGGAAAATTGCTAAAAACTATCTGATGTATGCAGAATGGTATAAATCTCACTGA
- a CDS encoding uracil-DNA glycosylase: MNVKIEQSWRKYLVPEFEKPYFKQLVEFIKNEYASKIIYPKGNKIFSAFDKTPLDRVKVVILGQDPYHEPGQANGLCFSVNEGIPLPPSLQNIYKEVKDDIGIVSSTSGNLERWSEQGVLLLNATLTVQAHKAGSHQKKGWEKFTDAIIHIILKEKQHIVFILWGTYAQKKGAFIPSDKHLILKSAHPSPFSANKGFFGSKPFSKTNDYLKKTGQTVITW, from the coding sequence ATGAACGTAAAAATTGAACAATCTTGGAGAAAGTATTTGGTTCCCGAATTTGAGAAACCCTATTTTAAACAATTAGTTGAGTTTATCAAAAATGAATATGCTTCAAAGATAATTTATCCCAAAGGGAATAAAATCTTTAGTGCCTTTGATAAAACACCTCTTGACAGAGTAAAAGTAGTTATCTTAGGACAAGATCCTTATCACGAGCCCGGCCAGGCCAATGGTTTATGTTTTTCAGTTAATGAAGGGATCCCATTGCCTCCATCTTTACAAAACATCTACAAAGAAGTTAAAGATGATATAGGCATTGTATCATCTACCTCAGGAAATTTAGAACGGTGGTCTGAACAAGGAGTATTACTACTCAATGCTACACTAACTGTTCAAGCACATAAAGCGGGTTCACATCAAAAAAAAGGTTGGGAAAAATTTACTGATGCAATTATCCATATAATATTGAAGGAAAAACAACATATTGTATTTATTTTATGGGGTACTTATGCACAAAAAAAGGGAGCTTTTATTCCTTCTGACAAGCATTTGATATTAAAATCAGCTCATCCCTCACCTTTTTCTGCTAATAAAGGATTTTTTGGAAGCAAACCTTTTAGTAAAACCAACGATTATCTAAAAAAAACAGGGCAAACCGTTATTACTTGGTAG
- a CDS encoding acetylornithine carbamoyltransferase, whose product MKIFINAKDLGNLNTAVKEAFEVKKNRFMYKHLGENKTLLMVFFNSSLRTRLSTQKASMNLGMNTIVLDINHGTWKLETERGIIMDGDKPEHILEAIPVMGCYCDIIGVRSFAKFESKLDDYSENILQQFIRYSNKPVFSMEGATTHPLQAFADLITIEEFKKKSHPKVVLSWAPHPKALPQAVPNSFVDFMNEADVDLVITHPKGYELDPRFVRGAMVEYNQRKAFEGADFIYAKNWAVYEDTRYGQVLSKDRNWTIDTAKMNLTNHAKFMHCLPIRRNMIVTDEVIESPQSIVIQEASNREISCQVVLKRMLENL is encoded by the coding sequence ATGAAAATATTTATAAATGCGAAAGATTTAGGGAATTTAAACACTGCTGTAAAAGAGGCTTTTGAGGTAAAGAAAAATCGCTTCATGTATAAACATCTTGGAGAAAATAAAACTCTTTTGATGGTATTTTTCAATTCCAGTTTACGCACGCGATTGAGTACACAAAAGGCATCTATGAATCTGGGGATGAATACAATCGTATTGGATATTAATCATGGGACATGGAAATTGGAGACAGAGCGAGGAATTATTATGGATGGTGATAAACCTGAACACATATTGGAGGCTATACCAGTGATGGGGTGTTATTGTGACATAATAGGAGTTCGTTCATTTGCCAAATTTGAAAGTAAATTAGACGATTATAGCGAAAATATTCTTCAACAATTCATACGTTATTCTAACAAACCTGTTTTCAGTATGGAAGGAGCTACTACCCATCCTCTTCAAGCCTTTGCTGATTTAATTACTATTGAAGAATTTAAGAAAAAATCTCATCCTAAAGTAGTTCTTTCATGGGCTCCTCATCCCAAAGCCCTGCCTCAGGCTGTTCCAAATTCATTTGTTGACTTCATGAATGAAGCGGATGTAGATTTGGTAATTACCCATCCGAAAGGCTACGAATTAGACCCTCGATTTGTCCGAGGAGCAATGGTGGAGTACAATCAGCGAAAAGCATTTGAGGGAGCAGATTTTATTTATGCTAAAAACTGGGCAGTGTATGAAGATACGCGCTATGGACAGGTTCTAAGTAAAGATAGAAACTGGACAATAGATACTGCTAAAATGAATTTGACGAATCATGCAAAGTTTATGCATTGTTTGCCCATACGAAGAAATATGATTGTTACTGACGAAGTAATCGAAAGTCCACAATCTATTGTAATTCAAGAAGCCTCCAATCGCGAAATATCGTGTCAAGTAGTTCTTAAACGCATGTTGGAAAATTTATAA
- a CDS encoding regulatory protein RecX, producing the protein MEKINTEQAFKRLAKYCCYSERCISDLYRQMSRWAIPIKEQEKIIQKLQKENFLNEKRYCQAFINRKTQRNNFQGIYKIRYELEQKKIPQDLIQQAVSLINIRETRKQLKKLLENKRKTIKGNTNYEVNQKLIRFASQRGFSIEDIELTLKNSSSLLEDNTELINL; encoded by the coding sequence ATGGAAAAAATAAATACAGAACAAGCGTTTAAACGATTAGCTAAGTACTGTTGCTATTCAGAACGATGTATTTCTGATCTCTATAGACAAATGTCCCGCTGGGCAATTCCCATCAAGGAACAAGAAAAAATCATTCAAAAACTACAAAAAGAAAATTTTTTAAATGAAAAACGCTATTGCCAAGCTTTCATAAATAGAAAAACACAGCGTAATAATTTTCAGGGGATTTACAAAATCAGATATGAATTAGAACAAAAAAAAATCCCTCAAGATCTAATTCAACAAGCTGTTTCTCTAATAAATATTAGAGAAACTCGCAAGCAACTAAAAAAACTATTGGAGAACAAACGAAAAACAATAAAAGGCAACACTAACTATGAAGTAAATCAAAAACTTATACGCTTTGCCTCTCAAAGAGGTTTTTCTATAGAAGATATTGAACTTACACTCAAAAATTCTTCTTCATTACTAGAGGATAATACGGAATTAATTAATTTATAA
- a CDS encoding endonuclease/exonuclease/phosphatase family protein, whose product MFKFVAYASLFFLVISSFSDRISPLIFPYVTYFGLAFPFIFAFNILFFFFWLIIKKWKQAFVTLTVFILCKEAICTYFPIHNKAKNIPEGCIHVSTYNLMNFGCCTKHPDSILQYVANQNSDIICFQEFRLGNKQLTLSAVRNTLRATPYFFLLPCRVAVFSKYPILSTKNIPFGSRYNGALIAELNINGRKVTLINCHLESNKILDSEKIDYYDLIQTLNVRKLGAFTYMMFHKLTPAFKIRAMQSSIIAEIIRESKNPYTIICGDFNDTPISFTYRKIKGDLEDSFVESGCGMGISFNANYFLFRIDYIFHSKNMRSYNAMVGKGEDSDHYPVQTYLQFIN is encoded by the coding sequence ATGTTTAAATTCGTCGCTTACGCAAGCTTGTTTTTTTTAGTCATTTCCTCTTTTTCAGATAGAATTTCCCCTCTCATTTTTCCTTATGTCACCTATTTTGGATTGGCTTTCCCGTTTATTTTTGCTTTTAATATTTTATTTTTCTTCTTTTGGCTGATAATTAAGAAATGGAAACAAGCATTTGTTACTCTGACTGTCTTTATACTATGTAAAGAAGCTATTTGTACTTATTTCCCTATCCACAATAAAGCTAAAAATATTCCCGAAGGATGTATTCATGTATCTACCTACAATCTAATGAATTTTGGGTGTTGTACGAAACATCCTGATTCGATACTACAGTATGTGGCTAACCAAAATTCGGATATTATTTGTTTCCAAGAGTTTAGACTTGGGAATAAGCAGCTTACATTATCCGCTGTAAGAAATACTTTAAGAGCTACTCCTTATTTCTTTCTTCTTCCATGTAGAGTAGCTGTATTTTCCAAATATCCGATTTTATCAACTAAAAATATTCCTTTCGGAAGTCGATACAACGGGGCATTGATTGCAGAGTTAAATATAAATGGGCGAAAAGTTACTCTTATAAATTGCCATTTAGAGTCAAACAAGATTTTGGATAGCGAGAAAATAGATTATTATGATCTAATACAAACACTTAATGTACGTAAACTAGGGGCATTTACATACATGATGTTTCATAAATTGACTCCGGCCTTTAAGATTCGAGCAATGCAAAGTTCTATCATTGCAGAAATAATCAGAGAAAGTAAAAACCCTTATACTATAATTTGCGGGGATTTTAATGATACTCCTATTTCTTTTACTTATCGTAAAATAAAGGGAGATTTAGAGGATTCTTTCGTAGAAAGCGGCTGTGGCATGGGTATTAGTTTTAATGCAAATTATTTTTTGTTTAGAATAGATTATATTTTTCATAGCAAAAATATGAGATCTTATAATGCAATGGTTGGTAAAGGAGAAGATTCAGACCATTATCCTGTGCAAACTTATTTGCAATTTATAAATTAA
- a CDS encoding rhomboid family intramembrane serine protease: MSNDGFALPQVTRNLLIINVSVWIACHYFGGLADVLGLHHFQSKRFSLYQLITYMFTHETFQHLFFNMFALFMFGGAVEMVWKQKRFLTYYIVTGIGAGLVQVLVFYIKISPQEAVMIGASGAIFGLLLAFGILFPETLLYIMFIPIPVKAKYFVVGYGLLEFFYGMSRNVSDNVAHFAHLGGMLFGISMILYWKWKN; this comes from the coding sequence ATGTCAAACGATGGTTTTGCACTCCCACAAGTTACGCGAAATCTTTTGATTATTAATGTATCCGTATGGATAGCTTGTCATTATTTCGGCGGGCTGGCTGATGTTTTGGGGTTACACCATTTTCAGTCAAAGAGATTTTCGCTTTACCAGCTAATTACTTATATGTTTACCCATGAAACTTTCCAGCATTTGTTTTTTAATATGTTTGCTTTGTTTATGTTTGGTGGGGCTGTAGAAATGGTTTGGAAACAAAAACGTTTTTTGACTTATTATATTGTTACTGGTATTGGAGCAGGATTGGTTCAAGTGTTGGTATTTTACATAAAGATTAGTCCACAAGAGGCTGTAATGATCGGAGCGTCGGGAGCTATTTTTGGTTTACTATTGGCTTTCGGTATTCTTTTCCCTGAAACTCTTCTCTATATAATGTTTATTCCTATTCCTGTTAAAGCAAAGTATTTTGTTGTGGGATATGGGTTGCTTGAATTTTTTTATGGAATGTCTAGGAATGTCAGTGATAATGTGGCTCATTTTGCACATTTGGGCGGAATGCTATTTGGAATTTCCATGATTCTTTATTGGAAATGGAAAAATTGA
- a CDS encoding acyl carrier protein, with translation MSQISERVIDLISEKLNVEKSEVTLEADFANNLGADSLDTVELIMDLEKEFNMNPIPNDESIAIKTVGDAIAYIESHANEAATKS, from the coding sequence ATGTCTCAAATTTCAGAACGAGTTATAGATCTCATTTCAGAAAAATTGAATGTAGAAAAATCAGAGGTTACACTCGAAGCCGACTTTGCTAATAACCTAGGAGCTGACTCTTTAGATACTGTAGAGTTGATTATGGATTTAGAAAAAGAGTTCAATATGAATCCTATTCCAAATGATGAGTCTATTGCTATAAAAACAGTAGGAGATGCTATTGCATATATAGAATCCCATGCAAATGAAGCCGCAACGAAAAGTTAA
- a CDS encoding M20 family metallo-hydrolase, giving the protein MFPPTNKALNLLKKLISIPSFSREETEAANWLEFFLIKENFRPKRKGNNIWVLSDKWDDTKPTILLNSHIDTVKPVYSWTKNPFSPLEENKKLYGLGSNDAGASLVALLQSFFILTSRWQPNNFIFLVSCEEEVSGSEGLGSVLTELPPITLAVVGEPTEMQPAVAERGLMVLDGTVYGKSGHAARDEGINAIYKAIPIINWFQNLQFPLKSDWLGSVKSTITMIQSGMQHNIIPDICQFTVDIRSNECYTNKQLFEEIIRTSPCEIKARSLRLNSSQISLDNPLIRRAKSFGLKPFGSLTLSDQALMNFPSLKIGPGDSSRSHIADEFVYLSEIEEAIKLYFCLLNNLTL; this is encoded by the coding sequence ATGTTCCCCCCCACTAACAAGGCTTTAAACTTACTAAAAAAATTGATATCTATCCCTTCTTTTAGTCGAGAGGAAACGGAAGCTGCAAATTGGCTGGAATTTTTTTTGATAAAAGAGAACTTTCGTCCTAAAAGAAAAGGGAATAATATTTGGGTGTTATCTGATAAATGGGATGATACGAAACCTACAATTTTGCTTAATTCCCATATTGATACTGTAAAACCAGTATATAGTTGGACCAAAAATCCTTTTTCGCCTTTGGAAGAAAATAAAAAACTATATGGATTAGGAAGTAACGATGCCGGAGCCTCATTAGTAGCTTTACTACAATCTTTTTTTATTCTTACATCTCGTTGGCAACCTAACAATTTTATTTTTTTGGTTTCTTGTGAGGAAGAAGTTTCTGGATCAGAGGGACTTGGATCTGTATTGACGGAACTACCACCAATTACATTGGCAGTAGTAGGGGAACCTACAGAAATGCAGCCAGCAGTTGCAGAACGAGGGCTGATGGTTTTGGATGGAACAGTTTATGGTAAATCTGGACATGCTGCAAGAGACGAAGGTATAAATGCTATCTATAAAGCAATTCCGATAATAAATTGGTTTCAAAATCTGCAGTTCCCTCTAAAAAGTGATTGGCTGGGAAGTGTGAAATCTACTATAACAATGATTCAATCTGGAATGCAACACAATATTATTCCAGATATTTGTCAATTTACAGTAGATATAAGAAGTAATGAATGTTATACAAACAAACAACTTTTTGAAGAAATAATTCGTACTTCTCCTTGCGAAATCAAAGCTCGTTCTCTTAGATTAAATTCGTCGCAAATATCTCTCGACAATCCTTTGATAAGAAGGGCAAAAAGTTTTGGCTTGAAACCATTTGGGAGCCTCACGCTTTCAGACCAAGCCTTGATGAACTTTCCTTCATTGAAAATTGGTCCGGGGGACTCATCTCGCTCACATATAGCAGATGAGTTTGTCTATCTATCAGAAATAGAAGAAGCAATAAAACTTTACTTCTGTTTATTAAATAACCTAACTTTATAG
- a CDS encoding radical SAM protein: protein MYLFYLFWWFVNAFFLDKKKPLQTVLFISDKCNLACKHCSIYRTNNPNIKSYEQIKKELEYSYCLGSRFVDFEGGEPTLWNDGNKDLNSLIHLAKAIGFYSTTVTTNAQMPFSGLDADFIWVSLDGIGSFHDDIRGEGSFERLLKNIAITNYHKLSGNMVINSRNYNSVEETIEFVKNHPHIQSISLNFHTPYIGTEHLFLDWDKRSEIIDLILHKKKEGYPIMNSISGLKLMKHNNFKKQCWISNFILSDGTRLTGCQGERAGICNQCGLSMAGEMNAIFNLKPDTILAGIKLRI from the coding sequence ATGTATTTATTTTATCTCTTTTGGTGGTTCGTAAATGCCTTTTTTTTGGATAAAAAGAAACCATTACAAACGGTCTTATTTATTTCTGATAAATGCAATTTGGCATGTAAGCATTGTTCAATTTATAGAACAAATAATCCAAATATCAAGTCGTATGAACAAATTAAGAAAGAATTGGAATACTCTTATTGTTTGGGTTCTCGATTCGTAGATTTTGAAGGAGGAGAGCCAACTTTATGGAATGATGGAAACAAAGACTTGAATAGTCTGATTCATTTGGCAAAAGCAATTGGATTCTATTCTACAACAGTTACCACCAATGCTCAAATGCCTTTCTCGGGATTAGATGCCGATTTCATTTGGGTAAGTTTGGATGGCATTGGTAGTTTTCATGATGATATAAGAGGGGAAGGCTCATTTGAGCGTTTGCTTAAAAATATAGCAATAACTAATTATCATAAACTAAGTGGTAATATGGTAATTAACTCCCGGAACTATAATTCGGTAGAAGAAACTATAGAATTTGTTAAAAATCATCCACATATACAATCTATTTCGTTAAACTTTCATACTCCTTATATAGGCACTGAACATTTATTTTTAGATTGGGATAAACGTTCAGAAATCATAGATTTGATTCTCCACAAAAAAAAGGAAGGCTATCCGATTATGAATTCTATCTCAGGATTGAAGCTTATGAAACACAATAATTTCAAAAAACAATGCTGGATTTCTAACTTTATTTTGTCGGATGGGACTCGACTTACTGGATGCCAAGGGGAAAGAGCAGGCATATGCAATCAATGCGGATTGTCCATGGCAGGAGAAATGAATGCCATTTTCAATCTAAAACCTGATACAATACTTGCAGGAATAAAGTTAAGGATTTAA